The following is a genomic window from Pseudochaenichthys georgianus chromosome 9, fPseGeo1.2, whole genome shotgun sequence.
GGTGAGCGCATTTTCTGTTCAACAGAAGGAAGGTCATTGATGGACCTGATGCGCTCTTCAGAGTGCCATGTTCCTGTGTGCCAACTGAAAACATGTAGTGGGGGTTTTGAAGGGTGACGTAGGGGGCTGTTTTGAGATGCTTTTAAAAGGTGTTAGTATGCTAGAAAGTAGTTCGATTAGCGTGTCAATCCCACCTTAAAGGTGGCACACGTGTTTACAGCCGTCCCAAACGGGGTCTGTCCCCAAAATGATAATAATAGTAACTTGGATATATATAGCATATTTTAAGAAACCCAAGGATGCTTTACAATATGGATGAGGGAACAATAGCAGAAAACAGTAACAAGGACGAGAAATTAAGAagataaataaacaaaataaacaacggCTGGTCATATTAATGTATAGGAGAGCGTTAACTGACAAACCAACTATTTACAAACACTTGCCGTATTTACAAGTGATCTACTCTGTGACACAGTGTTGGTAACTGCCAGTGTCCATTAAGACCACAGGCACTGGGAaggtaaaggtcccatgtcatgcttttccggttattaccggtcccttgtgttatgaagctttCTCTGCATGTGAACGTGTGCAGAGTCACAACCCCTCAAACcctacaccctgtagcgagtaaactctaacacagtctatgctgccccaaaacgcctcgttggacatttccaGGAGCTCCAACCaggcgtttaggacagagagtgaatacacatagggccgccttaatgcacgggctgatgggctgaagcccaggggcctacggagactgggggcctatcatgagccaatacaactttttttttttttgaataaacaaagtattggctttcagaatatgaaacttttatttctaaAATCACacgatgaatacatttttgaagcttgtaaagggaagaagacagctctccctcgccactctgctgttctgctgttcccctccctccgctgaaattatgaatgtaagagtatagtaatcatagatgacacggcagggtccgttacagtttgttttcatctggtttcaaataaacaaagtcttgtctttcagaatattaaaaatgtttcggcaaattcagatgagaaatacaactttgaagcttcggcataattacaagcggagaacggagtaacttgacgtcacagcaggcacaacaacagccggagtttctcgtgagggttttccccgggaaacaaacacaatacacacacacgcacatatatacacacatacacgcacgcacacacacacacacacacacacacacacacacacacacacacacacacacacacacacacacacacacacacacacacacacacacacacacacacacacacacacacacacacacacacacacacacacacacacacacacacacacacacacactcgcgagcttcccccagaccagtaatccaaacgaaaatatcttccctccgtagtattttgatcatttgctccgctaatcaatgagatcgatggattccagagatgactccgtaacagtcagtgggcaccactcaacagccaatcagaatgagaatatgtttcacatgtgacttattcaaaatgcgagtgattgagtgacagatgaaggttgtttaggagagaaagtttgagagtggcgctcgggaaaggaaattgttgagggaaaaggagtttggagacaagcagctattacaaaacatgccgaagtttacaggttattttaaacctgtaggccgggatgaggaggaaggacagatgagtcctgtaccgagcggcagcgggGCCTCgaagccaagtaggccgtctggttctgatagcgatggagtagcgggagaggaagaacagacaggagggacattatctgttggaggagatgagaggacgacgaggactcgctgtgtggaggggagccaacggcaaccggacagatacatgagggaggcccgatacgtcactcatctggaggagaggaccaggctcgcagagcagagtggagaagtgcgatcacagagcctgccgaggctatacatgactttgatttgttgtttaaatagggggcctacaaaaccatcagccccagggcctgatggcaggttaaggctggcctgctatacagagatgctgtatgagaaaccaatgtgagtttggaacattgaacaatataaatctattctagtagacctcaacaatggaattatgatcagtagaaatggccatgacatgggacctttaaagtctaTGCTAAGTTGAGTGTTGTTTCAATATCAGGAATcagaaacagaaacagaaacaggtttattgccaggtaggttcgcACATACTAGGAAGTTGACTTGGagtcatggtgcatacataaaatataaaaaacaagaaatctaatattaaaaaaaagatcttttacaccgtaataaaatatagttaaatagcaatacaaatacaaataaagcagtaatttaccTGGAAATAGAGGAGTatgaacattgtgtgcattaatgtaatgcatatagtctatgatgtggctgaggtaaagtgtcagcgggggggccgggccttgtttaagaggccggtagcagaggggaagaagctgttcaggtggcgagaggtattggtcctgatggagcgcagcctcctgccagagaggaggggggtgaacagtttgtgtccagGGTGGGAGGGGTCGGCCACTATCTTCCCTGCCCGCCTCAGGGTCCTGGAGGCGTGCAGGTCGTGGAGGGATGGCAGATTGCAGCCGATCGCCTTCTCTGCAGAGCGGATGACCCGCTGCAGCCTgatgcatgttgggatatgcTTAGTCCTGAATACAACTTGCAGATAGTGGTAACGTGTGTAAAGTGTGGGTTAACTGCATTATGTATACTTTTTTCCAACATAGAAGACATGGCTGCCACCTGGCTTTTGGTACGGACCACAGTCTATGGTACACAACCTTAGTTTAGTGTTAGCATACTGACATGCAAATTAGTTCTAAACAGAAATGACAGCTGAGGCCGAtggaaacaaacttacaaaagAGGTCAATCATCGTAATCCTGAGTCAGCCGAACATGTGAGGCAATGTCCTCTGTCCTCCCCGTTCACTCTAACAACTCCAATAAAGGCCGTTAAAAGTGGCAATAATTGAAAAGTCAGAGGTTCAATGTATTTAGGGTTCATCAGGGaaaatattttaattatttatatcaAATGTCATGGCAATTCATTTATCATTTATCATTCATGTATTCATGTGTCCACACATAGGGGCTTTGAGAGTTTCTATGGAAGTATTGTTATTTGGATGTTTGCCTCAGATTAAACTCTGTGCAGTGTTAGACATGTGTTATTGTCCTTCATCAATACAAATTGTTATGTCCTGACATGTCCTTTATTTCCCCTCAGTATGGTTTTGTTGGGCGTTGGCTGAATCCAGGAAGACAGACGATTGGAGCTTTGGATTTAGGCGGAGCTTCCACACAGATTGCCTTTGAGACGTCTGAAGAGGTGGAGGACAAAGATAATGTGATGGAGCTGAAGCTTTATGGACAAACCTACAGGCTATATACCCAGAGCTTCCTGtgctatggccaagaccagttCCTGCGCAAACTGCTGGCTCTTCTAATCAAGGTACTATAAAAAAAAGGTTACTTATGGCTATTTCTTTGAAACATCAAGACTTCATGACTTTGATCGAGATCAGCTGAATGAAAACTCTCCTGGACCTTATACTAAGGCACTGTGTATTCCCTGCAGTACAGTTTGGCATTATTAGTAAGGCTAAGTCATGTATTGCAGCGAGTAAGACGAAAGGATTAATACAACTCTACACGTATGTACTTCTAATATGATGCTGGTGCCAGCTGAGCAGACATAATGGCTGGGGGGGGACAGGTGGCCAGGTACCAATCCAAGGTAACAGAATCCAGATTCCACACCTGTGCCTTTCAGGAGTGTCCCCTTGTTACCAAGCAATGTCCCACTTTATGACAAGACTAAATGATTATCCTTTTACTGAAATACGTAATATATGGTAAATGATACCACTGTTAGTGCGGGTTGATTAAGTCCTTCCCCGTTCTACCGGCTTACTTTGAATAATACTATTCATCATATGCAGCATCTTCAATTTTTTTATTGGAGGAAGATTTCACTTTCTTCTGTTTTGCATCATTCAGACTGAAGGTGTGAAGCCCCAGGTGTCCCATCCCTGCTACCCACAGCAGTTCACCACATCTGTGAAGCTGGGGCCGGATGTCTTTGATTCTCCCTGCACTCAGAGCTACAAACCAGCCAACTTTGACCCCCAGAGGTCGGTACGAGTAGTGGGGACAGGAGACTACAGGAGCTGCCTGGACAATGTACAAAAGCTGTTCTCCTTCGAGAACTGCTCTTACTCCAAGTGCTCCTTTAATGGAGTCTTCCAGCCCAGCGTGAGAGGAAGCTTTATGGTGAGTGAGCCTCGAGTGAGACAGCAGGTGCAAAGTAAAACTATATCTTTAAGTTTGTGGCATTATTGGCTTGACAGTGTGCCATCTTCTCCACAGGCATTCTCTGCCTTCTTCTTCACTCAGAGCTATATCAACAGCCTCTCCAACATCTCCATCACCTCCCCCAGTCGACTGAAGGAGGCCATTCAACTGGTCTGCAACATGACCATCTCTGaggtactctctctctctctgagccCAGCCAATAAAAACAAGTTCATGTTGAAACCCACCAGATAGATCTAATTTAAACCCCAAAACCTTTATGTTATCTGCCTTTCATTTCAATATTCTCGAAATGCTGGACAACATTACGAATAAGATTGGACTAACACAATCAACATCTTATCTCCATTCATAGATGACAGCAAAGTTCAAGCAGAAAGAGAAGTACATGAAGAATGTCTGCGCCGTCTCCAATTTCGTCCAGGTCCTCTTACTGCAGGGCTACGGTTTTGATAACCACTCCCTTCCGTCCATCTCttttgagaaaaaggtcagGAGTAAAAGGAAATAAATGACTTTGTATTTTCCATTCGTTGGAATCGAGTCTGGGTTGAAATGTACTgctgtaaatgtcccctctgtgtgacTAACAAAGGTcacctgattctgattctgtacCTGAATCAGTCTCCTTGTATCAGTGGTCCTCTTCTGTCTTTCAGGCAGGGGGAGCCTCAGTAGGCTGGGCTCTGGGGTTCATGCTGAGTCTGAGCAGTATGGTCCGAGCAGAGAGACTCGGGCTGATGAAGGCTCTGCCCCCAGGGCCCTGGGCTGGCATTCTTTTCCTCTTCATCACCCTCCTCCTCATTGCACTGGGATACCTTCTGATGATCTACAGAAGCAGAAAGACTAAAGAAGGGATGGTGTAAGAGCATGGGGGCACACCTCCCAGTCCAATTCTTACTCTCTTAGAGTATAGACATGTCCGTCCAAAGCTTTCAATGTCTTGGCAACAAAAAAATCTTTGTTACACTGTTGTTTTTGTGCATTAAGCTGAAATCACTAAACATTTTGTCTGCACAATTATATTTTCAAATCTTCTACTTTTCCACTTGCTTGTGGAGAACTGCTTTGGTGTGTGTACAATTAAACAACAGAATAAACCATGCTTTTCTATGATTCATGATATAATAGTACACCCACTTACATGAGCACATTAGGCAGCAGCCTACTTTCTCTGTGTTCTCGACAGAAACAGCCCACACACACGTGCTGCAGAAGAGGCAACACTGACTGATATCATTGCAAACATTGCAAGTATATTATAAATATGTCACCCTTTAGTTTTTGTTCACATACAATGCTCCCCtccaacacattttttttttttaaactatgaGCCATCTACTGAAAGAATGCATTAAAAATAATAGTTTAATGTAGTTTACTACAACAACGCTGTTTAGAATAAGCAACAATTGACTCATTTAAAGTTCAGCATAATTGAGTATTTGTTTCCCTCGGAGAATAAAAGGACAATCAATCAATTGCTTTGATCATTTCTAGCAATAAAATGTAAAGCGTGTACTTGTTATAGTAGTTGGAATATGTATCAGAGAACAGGGATACCAAATGAAGGGACTAGGTCTCACAGGAAAGCGacatggtaaaaaaaacatttaataaaaaagtAGCAGGAGGAGAAATAACACATTGGAGTGTAGTGGAAGTGGATCATGCAGTATGCttggttgttattattattattagtcagtcaactttattgtcaatcctCTGTGTGTGATACAAAGGGGGAGATCGGAATTCTGTGTTATCACAATcccaataataataacaataactcccCCCCATTCTTCAAGACGCGTAGTGGCGGGTATTTACGCACTTAAAGCCCGCTGGACCGAGAGAGGCGACCAGGTAACCGGCAACCCCCCccttcaccccttgatctgatgatcattgca
Proteins encoded in this region:
- the LOC117452443 gene encoding ectonucleoside triphosphate diphosphohydrolase 2-like produces the protein MALRDYSIIPALVLLVLGIVGIVLLVLPADEMEKPPENMYGIVLDAGSSHTSMYIYKWPADKQNDTGIVTQHSECHVKGGGISSYAGIRGGAAESLDDCLNQAVKDVPKPRHHQTPLYLGATAGMRLLNEVNATESKQVLKEVEKKMRSYPFKFKEAAILSGQEEGAYGWVTVNYLLENFAKYGFVGRWLNPGRQTIGALDLGGASTQIAFETSEEVEDKDNVMELKLYGQTYRLYTQSFLCYGQDQFLRKLLALLIKTEGVKPQVSHPCYPQQFTTSVKLGPDVFDSPCTQSYKPANFDPQRSVRVVGTGDYRSCLDNVQKLFSFENCSYSKCSFNGVFQPSVRGSFMAFSAFFFTQSYINSLSNISITSPSRLKEAIQLVCNMTISEMTAKFKQKEKYMKNVCAVSNFVQVLLLQGYGFDNHSLPSISFEKKAGGASVGWALGFMLSLSSMVRAERLGLMKALPPGPWAGILFLFITLLLIALGYLLMIYRSRKTKEGMV